The Nitrospinota bacterium genome window below encodes:
- the queF gene encoding NADPH-dependent 7-cyano-7-deazaguanine reductase QueF, whose product MSQGRASRHTSTQRARPGRKNPGAKRASTEPTTTIETFPNPAPERDYEIAFDCPEFTCLCPLTGQPDFATIHISYVPGESCVELKSLKLYLWSYRDEGVFHEAVTNRILDDLVEAVGPRRMTVVGDFYVRGGINTTVAATYESDGS is encoded by the coding sequence ATGAGCCAGGGGCGAGCAAGCCGCCACACCTCCACCCAACGGGCCAGGCCGGGGAGGAAGAATCCCGGCGCCAAAAGAGCATCCACGGAGCCTACGACTACGATCGAGACTTTTCCCAATCCAGCCCCCGAGCGGGACTATGAGATCGCATTTGACTGTCCCGAGTTTACCTGTCTCTGTCCTTTGACGGGGCAGCCCGACTTCGCCACAATTCACATAAGTTACGTGCCCGGAGAGAGTTGCGTGGAGCTTAAGAGCTTGAAGCTCTACCTCTGGTCGTACCGAGATGAGGGGGTGTTCCACGAAGCAGTGACGAACCGAATCCTCGACGACCTCGTGGAGGCCGTGGGGCCTCGCCGGATGACCGTCGTTGGGGATTTCTACGTTCGCGGCGGGATCAACACCACCGTGGCGGCCACATACGAGAGCGACGGCTCCTAA
- a CDS encoding zinc-ribbon domain containing protein has translation MELQDEAINCSDCGQEFMFTVGEQQFYAERGFEHPPKRCKPCRATRKNQQTSRSREADPHGQAAPREAISSGPRPRQAPDHNQRYRESAQRPRPQRDSGPQGSQARDIHVTTCQACGVTTRVPFKPQEGRGVYCPECYQALKALARSSSEEESR, from the coding sequence ATGGAACTCCAAGATGAAGCAATCAACTGCTCCGACTGCGGTCAGGAGTTCATGTTCACCGTTGGAGAGCAGCAGTTCTACGCCGAGCGGGGATTCGAGCATCCACCGAAACGATGCAAACCCTGCCGTGCAACACGCAAGAATCAGCAGACCTCCCGGTCCCGGGAGGCAGACCCGCATGGGCAGGCCGCGCCCCGGGAGGCCATCTCCAGTGGCCCCAGGCCCAGGCAGGCGCCCGACCATAACCAGCGATACCGGGAGTCTGCACAACGCCCTCGCCCGCAGCGAGATTCGGGGCCACAGGGTTCCCAGGCGCGCGACATTCACGTCACCACGTGCCAGGCTTGCGGCGTTACGACCCGGGTGCCCTTCAAGCCCCAGGAGGGCCGTGGCGTCTACTGCCCTGAGTGCTACCAGGCCCTGAAGGCACTCGCCCGATCCTCCAGCGAAGAAGAATCTCGCTAA
- the tenA gene encoding thiaminase II, with translation MSFAAHLRHLAEPIWAAELDHPFVKGLGDGSLPVERFRFYLAQDYIFLLAYCQVFALAVAQAPDEANMSHFARLLEATLHTEMDLHREYAARFGLTAEELEATEPAPTCYAYTRHLLYTAATGSLADIATAILPCMWGYWEIASALKTIGLPDDQPLYHPWIEMYASDEFGALAEECRALLDGLVAGYPPRELRRLEPLFIASSRYEYAFWEMAWTQEAWSP, from the coding sequence ATGAGCTTTGCGGCCCATCTTCGACACCTGGCCGAGCCCATCTGGGCGGCCGAGCTAGACCATCCCTTCGTAAAGGGCCTGGGCGACGGAAGCCTACCTGTTGAGCGCTTCCGCTTCTACTTGGCCCAAGACTACATCTTCCTGTTGGCCTACTGCCAAGTCTTCGCCCTCGCAGTGGCCCAAGCCCCTGATGAGGCAAACATGTCGCACTTCGCTCGCCTCCTCGAGGCGACCCTCCACACTGAGATGGACCTCCACCGGGAGTACGCCGCCCGCTTCGGACTCACAGCAGAAGAGCTGGAGGCCACCGAGCCCGCCCCCACGTGTTATGCCTACACCCGTCACCTCCTGTACACGGCTGCCACAGGCTCCCTCGCGGACATCGCAACGGCGATCCTGCCCTGTATGTGGGGCTATTGGGAGATCGCCTCGGCCCTCAAAACCATTGGCCTCCCAGATGACCAGCCCCTCTATCATCCGTGGATCGAAATGTACGCCTCAGATGAATTCGGCGCCCTGGCCGAGGAGTGCCGCGCGCTGCTCGATGGGCTCGTGGCCGGCTACCCTCCAAGAGAGCTGCGACGCTTAGAGCCCCTATTTATAGCGTCCAGCCGCTATGAGTACGCATTCTGGGAGATGGCATGGACACAGGAAGCTTGGTCGCCGTGA